The following proteins come from a genomic window of Dreissena polymorpha isolate Duluth1 chromosome 1, UMN_Dpol_1.0, whole genome shotgun sequence:
- the LOC127869102 gene encoding phosphate carrier protein, mitochondrial-like: MNLFGKQYYRKMTEATENSPKHGPLSNFFVKRLQCAGGSSEYSCEYGSAKYFALCGVGGVVSCGLTHTLMVPLDLVKCRIQVDPAKYKNLVNGFKVSIAEGGVRGLSLGWAPTLIGYSAQGLCKFGFYEVFKNLYANLLGEEKAYQFRTSLYLAASASAEFLADIALCPMESVKVRIQTKPGWSTTLREGFPRIKGEEGWNGFFKGIVPLWSRQIPYTMMKFACFERTVEALYKFIVPKPRAECNKAEQLIVTFVAGYIAGVFCAVVSHPADVIVSKLNQNAGSNFMDVAKTVGFMGMWKGLMPRIIMIGTLTALQWFIYDSFKVATGLPRPPPPAMPESLKKKLGLA; encoded by the exons ATGAATCTATTTGGAAAACAATATTATCGGAAAATGACAGAGGCGACGGAAAATTCGCCCAAACACGGACCTTTGTCAAATTTCTTCGTAAAGCGGCTACAATGCGCTGGCGGGTCATCAG AGTACAGCTGTGAATATGGCTCAGCTAAATACTTTGCACTCTGTGGAGTTGGAGGTGTGGTCAGTTGTGGACTTACCCATACCTTAATGGTCCCGCTTGATCTGGTCAAATGTAGAATCCAGGTGGATCCAGCCAAATACAAGAACCTCGTTAATGGATTCAAAGTCTCCATAGCTGAAGGAGGTGTTCGTGGACTCAGCCTAGGATGGGCACCAACATTAATTGGCTATTCCGCGCAGGGGCTCTGTAAATTTGGTTTTTACGAGGTCTTCAAGAATTTGTATGCAAATCTCCTGGGAGAG GAAAAGGCCTACCAGTTTAGAACTTCCCTGTACCTGGCTGCTAGTGCTTCAGCAGAATTCTTAGCTGATATTGCTTTGTGCCCCATGGAGTCCGTGAAAGTGAGAATCCAGACTAAGCCTGGCTGGAGCACTACACTGCGTGAGGGATTCCCTAGAATCAAGGGAGAGGAAGGCTGGAATGG ctTCTTCAAGGGTATTGTGCCACTTTGGAGCCGACAGATTCCATACACCATGATGAAGTTTGCCTGCTTTGAGAGGACAGTCGAGGCACTGTACAAGTTCATTGTGCCAAAACCGAGGGCCGAATGCAACAAGGCTGAACAACTCATAGTGACTTTTGTTGCTGGCTACATTG CTGGTGTATTCTGTGCCGTGGTCTCACACCCTGCAGATGTCATCGTTTCCAAACTGAACCAGAACGCCGGAAGCAACTTCATGGATGTTGCCAAAACCGTCGGTTTTATGG GCATGTGGAAAGGTCTGATGCCCAGGATCATCATGATTGGTACCCTGACAGCCCTGCAGTGGTTCATCTACGACAGTTTCAAGGTCGCCACTGGTCTGCCCCGTCCACCTCCCCCCGCCATGCCAGAGTCACTCAAGAAGAAACTTGGACTCGCTTAA